The following are encoded together in the Salvia hispanica cultivar TCC Black 2014 chromosome 6, UniMelb_Shisp_WGS_1.0, whole genome shotgun sequence genome:
- the LOC125193828 gene encoding peroxidase 29, with protein sequence MDLMRLLMLSAGIVMLGLECEGAGRLSYNFYKESCPQVENIVREGVHSASIFDPTTSAALLRLLFHDCQVQGCDASILLDARNEPSEVASSKSFGIRKRNIVDLIKASLEQVCPGQVSCADVLVLATRDAVSLSGGPRINVPLGRRDSRGPPNVRLADSSLPPNDIGLKGALKLFSKKGMTVEETVAILGAHTLGITHCFSLRSRLYKPGNAINAGFVNTLKLKCPPYDGNTTSKIKFVVNDLTPIQFDNEYFVNTMRGRGVLSIDAALPLDSRTRPFVEKFASDRNAFYRAFSSAFVKLSSSNVLIGNQGVIRRSCNRVD encoded by the exons atggattTGATGAGATTATTAATGTTGAGTGCAGGTATAGTTATGTTAGGGTTAGAGTGTGAGGGTGCAGGAAGATTGTCCTATAATTTCTACAAAGAATCATGCCCACAAGTAGAGAATATTGTCCGAGAAGGAGTGCATTCTGCCTCGATCTTCGATCCCACCACCTCCGCGGCTCTCTTGCGCCTTCTCTTTCACGACTGCCAAGTCCAG GGTTGTGATGCCTCAATCCTTCTCGATGCACGGAACGAGCCGTCTGAGGTAGCCTCATCAAAAAGTTTTGGgattagaaaaagaaacatcGTCGACCTTATAAAAGCATCATTGGAACAAGTATGCCCGGGACAGGTTTCATGTGCCGATGTCCTAGTCTTGGCAACGAGAGACGCGGTCTCGCTATCTGGAGGACCGAGAATCAATGTACCTCTGGGTCGTAGGGATTCTCGTGGCCCTCCAAACGTTAGGTTGGCTGATTCTTCGTTGCCACCTAACGATATTGGGCTCAAGGGCGCCCTCAAGCTCTTCTCCAAAAAAGGCATGACCGTTGAAGAAACGGTTGCCATTTTAG GGGCTCATACCCTTGGAATCACACATTGTTTCAGCCTCAGGAGCCGTTTATACAAGCCCGGCAATGCAATAAATGCCGGGTTTGTAAACACATTGAAGTTGAAGTGCCCACCTTATGATGGCAACACAACTTCGAAAATCAAGTTCGTTGTAAATGATCTGACACCTATACAATTTGACAACGAGTACTTTGTGAACACGATGCGAGGCCGAGGAGTGCTGAGCATAGACGCTGCATTGCCTTTGGATTCAAGAACTAGGCCATTTGTTGAGAAGTTTGCTAGTGATCGCAATGCATTTTATAGAGCTTTTTCATCGGCTTTTGTTAAGCTCTCTTCTTCTAATGTTCTAATAGGAAATCAAGGTGTGATTAGGAGGAGTTGTAATCGAGTTGATtga
- the LOC125194535 gene encoding GDSL esterase/lipase At4g16230-like, with amino-acid sequence MYYFSHFLLVISFIVKLSSSSSIPANFIFGDSLVDVGNNNYIASLSKADFAPNGIDFGNPTGRFTNGRTIVDILGQEIGLSGFTPPYLAPTTNGAASLQGVNYASGGGGILNHTGQIFGGRINLDAQLDNFANTRQAIISTIGEDAAIKLFQNALFSIAIGSNDFINNYLTPVISKVEQHLVSPESFVAAMISRFRTQLMRLKSMGARKIIVANVGPIGCIPYQRDINPSAQNQCVALPNQLAQLFNAQLRSLVQQLNAINLDGSKLIYADVYHIVDDIIRNYTSYGFENSNSACCHSAGRFGGLIPCGPTSKVCEDRSKYVFWDPFHPTDAANSVIAMRLMHGGATDIWPINLSELLKN; translated from the exons ATGTATTATTTTTCCCATTTCTTGCTTGTAATATCATTTATTGTCAAGTTAAGCTCATCTTCTTCCATACCAGCAAATTTCATCTTTGGAGATTCACTAGTGGATGTTGGCAACAACAACTACATTGCTTCTCTCTCTAAAGCAGATTTTGCCCCAAATGGGATTGATTTCGGCAACCCCACTGGCAGATTCACCAATGGCAGAACCATAGTCGACATTTTAG GACAGGAAATAGGTCTAAGTGGCTTCACTCCTCCATACTTGGCGCCAACTACAAATGGAGCAGCGAGTCTACAAGGTGTAAACTATGCTTCCGGTGGTGGCGGAATCTTAAATCACACCGGACAAATCTTT GGTGGGAGAATAAATCTAGATGCTCAGCTTGACAATTTCGCAAACACAAGGCAGGCAATAATCTCAACAATCGGTGAAGATGCAGCAATAAAGCTATTCCAAAATGCACTATTTTCAATAGCAATTGGATCAAACGATTTCATCAACAATTATCTGACTCCAGTTATCTCCAAAGTTGAACAACATCTCGTTTCACCTGAATCATTTGTGGCAGCCATGATTTCAAGATTCAGAACTCAACTTAtg cGACTTAAGAGCATGGGtgcaagaaaaataattgtggCAAATGTGGGGCCAATTGGGTGCATCCCGTATCAGAGAGACATCAATCCATCTGCACAAAATCAATGTGTTGCTCTCCCCAATCAACTTGCCCAATTGTTCAATGCCCAATTAAGGAGTCTTGTGCAACAACTCAACGCAATTAATCTTGATGGATCCAAACTTATTTATGCAGATGTCTACCACATCGTCGACGATATTATCCGAAATTATACGTCCTACG GATTTGAGAATTCAAATTCGGCATGTTGCCATAGTGCGGGTAGATTTGGAGGCCTAATTCCATGTGGGCCCACCTCGAAAGTTTGTGAAGATCGATCAAAATACGTTTTCTGGGATCCATTCCATCCTACCGATGCTGCTAACTCTGTTATTGCAATGCGACTTATGCACGGCGGAGCTACTGATATTTGGCCCATTAATCTTAGTGagttattaaaaaattga
- the LOC125194536 gene encoding uncharacterized protein LOC125194536, whose amino-acid sequence MGYYLADGIYPQWPVFLKTIRCPLGDRRRYFARAQESARKDVERAFGVLQSRFALVKGPTRFFYQGDIADIMYACIIMHNMIIEDEHEGVLDVTNDPSVASSSHGVSTESARQGVPHNEHERFQAFMDIHQKEAHQALQHDIIEELWFLSTYEKIGMTKKMVSVQDDESVGDDERRR is encoded by the exons ATGGGGTACTACCTGGCTGACGGCATCTATCCGCAATGGCCCGTGTTtctgaagacgatcagatgccCACTCGGAGATAGAAGAAGGTATTTTGCCCGAGCGCAAGAGTctgcgcgcaaggatgtggagagggcatttggggtgctccaatcgcgatTTGCACTGGTAAAGGGTCCGACGCGCTTTTTCTACCAGGGGGATATTGCCGatatcatgtatgcgtgcatcatcatgcataacatgatcatcGAAGATGAACACGAAGGCGTCCTCGACGTCACCAACGACCCAAGTGTTGCATCATCGAGTCACGGTGTCTCAACCGAGTCCGCCCGCCAGGGTGTACCGCACAACGAACATGAACGGTTCCAGGCGTTCATGGACATACACCAGAAGGAGGCCCATCAAGCACTACAACacgatatcatcgaagaattgtgg TTCTTATCTACATATGAGAAAATTGGCATGACTAAGAAGATGGTGTCGGTGCAGGACGATGAAAGTGTTGGAGACGATGAGCGGAGAAGATGA
- the LOC125194356 gene encoding probable enoyl-CoA hydratase 1, peroxisomal — protein MEIPSPPPDQLIFVHREPSGVAFVLINRPKALNSLTRPMIEDMARAIRSLASDDSVRVIVLSGSGRAFCSGVDLTAAEDVFKGDVKDVDVDPVVQMELCKKPIIGAINGFAVTAGFEIALACDLLVASKEAKFMDTHARFGIFPSWGLSQKLSRIIGPSRAREVSFTAAPVTAEQAERWGLVNHVVEGRELLKKARQIAEAMIRNDRDLVQMYKAVINDGFKLDLEHGLALEKERGHAYYAGMTKEQFKKMQEFIASRSSNKPPSKL, from the exons ATGGAGATCCCTTCGCCGCCGCCGGATCAGCTGATTTTCGTCCACCGCGAGCCCAGCGGCGTCGCTTTCGTGCTCATCAACCGCCCCAAGGCCCTCAATTCACTCACCCGCCCCATGATCGAAGACATGGCCCGCGCGATCAGGAGCTTGGCCTCGGACGATTCGGTCCGGGTCATCGTCCTGTCCGGGTCGGGTCGGGCCTTCTGCTCCGGCGTCGACCTGACGGCGGCGGAGGACGTGTTCAAGGGAGATGTGAAGGATGTTGATGTTGATCCGGTTGTGCAAATGGAGCTGTGTAAGAAGCCGATCATCGGAGCGATTAACGGTTTTGCGGTCACGGCGGGTTTTGAGATTGCGCTGGCTTGTGATTTGCTGGTGGCGTCCAAGGAGGCGAAGTTCATGGATACTCATGCGAG GTTTGGAATATTTCCTTCTTGGGGTCTATCTCAGAAGCTTTCACGCATAATTGGACCCAGTCGAGCTCGGGAAGTCTCCTTCACTGCAGCGCCTGTAACAGCTGAGCAAGCTGAAAGGTGGGGTTTGGTTAATCATGTGGTTGAGGGACGCGAGCTTCTGAAGAAAGCTCGACAGATTGCTGAAGCCATGATCAGGAATGATCGGGACCTTGTGCAGATGTACAAAGCAGTCATAAATGATGGATTCAAACTAGATCTTGAGCATGGACTTGCTTTGGAGAAG GAAAGGGGTCATGCATATTATGCAGGAATGACTAAGGAGCAGTTCAAGAAAATGCAGGAATTCATAGCAAGTCGAAGCTCAAATAAACCTCCTTCAAAActgtaa
- the LOC125194355 gene encoding stachyose synthase-like → MSPPNMILEKISNYFRKGKPEPCRFSLSPDRAISVDGVPLLSEVPQNITLSSFSSVYRYPNFIDSPPPENLLKSVESNIENGAFIGLSVEEPLDRVLCSIGKFKNRKFLSIFRFKTWWSTMWTGSSSSELQMETQLVILQVEELNSYVLILPLIEGGFRSAIHPGTDGQTILCVESGSTQVKAKAFASCAYLHVGDNPYDLMREAMAAVRVHLGTFRLLEEKELPKIVDCFGWCTWDAFYLTVEPVGVWNGVKSLAENGVPARFLIIDDGWQSINMDHEDPLRDSKDLTCLGSQMLCRLYRFKENDKFAKYWTGALTGPNAPLFNQEEHDRMFKEMVELAEKKKALEEAGEDGSGLPEARIIEYLEAPEGVESGGLKALIGDLRREFPNLDDVYVWHALCGAWGGVRPGTTHLNSKVTSAKAGPGLAKTMFDLAVVMIEKGGIGLVDPNKADDFYEAMHSYLADAGVTGVKVDVIHTLEYVSEDHGGRVKLAKAYYDGLTKSLRKNFNGTGLIASMEQCNDFFFLATNQISMARVGDDFWFEDPNGDPMGVYWLQGVHMVHCSYNSLWQGQFVRPDWDMFQSDHICAEFHAASRAICGGPVYVSDKVGHHDLDLLRKLVLPDGTILRCQHYALPTRDCLFENPLFDGKTLLKLWNLNKFGGVIGVFNCQGAGWYPEEHRCRAYPECYKTMSGYLSPNDVEWEQDECTIDYRKNGMFVVYLHKAGSLHLTKASEKLEITLEPSSFEIAMIAPVLELGGEIKFAGVGLENMLNSGGAIELVEQKIEAKNIVCLMKIKGAGRFLAYSSVKPEKVVLDGEIVEFEWRNDGVLKFEVPWNGGEVKDVQILITK, encoded by the exons ATGTCACCACCTAACATGATTcttgaaaaaatttcaaactatttCCGAAAAGGAAAACCTGAACCATGCAGATTCTCCCTGTCTCCAGACAGGGCAATCTCAGTAGATGGAGTTCCACTCCTCTCTGAAGTCCCACAAAACATAACTCTTTCGAGTTTCTCTTCCGTTTATCGCTATCCCAACTTCATTGATTCTCCCCCGCCAGAGAACCTCCTCAAATCAGTCGAATCCAACATCGAAAACGGGGCCTTCATAGGCCTCTCTGTCGAGGAACCCCTCGACAGAGTCCTCTGTTCCATCGGCAAATTCAAGAACCGGAAATTCCTAAGCATTTTCCGGTTCAAGACATGGTGGTCCACCATGTGGACCGGTTCGAGCTCCTCAGAGCTCCAAATGGAGACGCAGCTCGTTATCTTACAAGTCGAGGAACTCAACTCCTATGTGTTGATCCTCCCTCTTATCGAAGGAGGATTCCGGTCGGCCATCCATCCGGGGACGGATGGCCAGACCATCCTCTGTGTGGAGAGTGGGTCCACGCAGGTGAAGGCGAAAGCTTTCGCCTCATGCGCCTACCTCCACGTTGGGGACAACCCGTACGACCTCATGAGGGAGGCGATGGCAGCGGTTCGAGTCCACTTAGGTACGTTTAGGTTGTTGGAGGAGAAAGAATTGCCTAAGATCGTAGACTGTTTCGGGTGGTGCACGTGGGACGCGTTCTACCTGACCGTGGAGCCGGTCGGGGTGTGGAACGGGGTCAAGAGCCTCGCAGAGAATGGGGTCCCTGCGAGGTTCTTGATCATTGACGACGGATGGCAGAGCATCAACATGGATCACGAGGATCCCCTGCGCGACTCCAAGGACTTAACATGCCTTGGGTCGCAGATGCTTTGCAGACTTTATCGTTTTAAAGAAAACGATAAGTTTGCAAAGTATTGGACAGGGGCGCTGACAGGTCCCAATGCGCCCCTGTTCAACCAGGAGGAGCACGACCGAATGTTTAAAGAGATGGTCGAGCTGGCTGAGAAGAAAAAGGCCCTCGAGGAGGCCGGGGAGGATGGTTCTGGCCTCCCAGAGGCCAGGATCATCGAGTATCTAGAGGCGCCCGAGGGAGTCGAATCGGGTGGTTTGAAGGCTTTGATTGGGGATTTGAGAAGGGAGTTTCCTAATTTGGATGATGTTTATGTGTGGCATGCTCTTTGTGGGGCCTGGGGTGGGGTTAGGCCtgggaccactcatttaaatAGCAAGGTGACATCAGCAAAGGCGGGTCCAGGGCTGGCGAAGACCATGTTTGACCTGGCTGTTGTGATGATCGAGAAGGGCGGGATTGGGCTCGTTGACCCAAACAAGGCGGATGACTTTTACGAAGCGATGCACTCGTACCTGGCCGATGCTGGAGTTACCGGTGTGAAAGTCGACGTGATTCAT ACGTTGGAGTATGTGAGTGAAGACCATGGTGGAAGAGTGAAGCTAGCCAAGGCATACTATGATGGCCTAACCAAATCTCtaagaaaaaatttcaatggGACAGGCCTAATTGCTAGCATGGAGCAATGCAACGACTTCTTTTTCTTGGCCACAAACCAAATATCCATGGCTCGAGTTG GCGATGACTTTTGGTTCGAGGACCCTAATGGCGACCCGATGGGAGTGTATTGGCTTCAAGGTGTCCATATGGTACATTGTAGTTACAACAGCTTGTGGCAAGGTCAGTTTGTTCGACCCGATTGGGATATGTTCCAATCAGATCATATTTGTGCAGAGTTCCATGCGGCCTCCCGTGCAATCTGTGGGGGGCCGGTCTATGTCAGTGATAAAGTCGGCCACCATGACTTGGATCTCCTAAGGAAGCTAGTTTTGCCTGATGGGACCATACTAAGATGCCAGCATTATGCACTTCCAACTAGGGATTGCCTCTTTGAGAACCCTCTCTTTGATGGCAAAACCCTGCTTAAGTTGTGGAACCTAAACAAG TTTGGAGGGGTGATTGGAGTGTTCAACTGCCAGGGAGCCGGATGGTACCCCGAGGAGCATAGGTGCAGGGCTTACCCAGAGTGCTACAAGACGATGTCGGGTTATCTCTCCCCCAACGACGTGGAGTGGGAGCAGGATGAGTGTACTATTGATTACAGAAAGAATGGAATGTTTGTTGTTTATCTACACAAGGCTGGGAGTCTTCATCTAACGAAGGCCAGTGAGAAACTAGAGATCACTCTAGAGCCATCGTCATTTGAGATTGCGATGATTGCACCTGTTTTAGAGTTGGGTGGGGAGATCAAGTTTGCTGGAGTTGGACTCGAGAACATGTTGAACAGCGGTGGGGCGATTGAGCTTGTGGAGCAGAAAATCGAGGCGAAGAACATAGTTTGTTTGATGAAGATTAAGGGAGCAGGAAGGTTCTTGGCCTATTCAAGTGTGAAGCCTGAGAAGGTTGTGTTGGATGGTGAGattgttgaatttgaatgGAGAAATGATGGGGTTTTGAAGTTTGAAGTGCCATGGAATGGTGGAGAAGTGAAAGATGTTCAGATCTTGATTACCAAATAA
- the LOC125196453 gene encoding uncharacterized protein LOC125196453 gives MKGMKISYYVLGILLSLICVESAPQAYRRDPGHPTWHHGAFQDVKDSVRSDVRQMLHSRAEVPFQVPLEVNVVLIGFNANGGYRYTVDSQKLEEFLRVAFPSHRPSCLETGQPLDIEHHVVFNAFPVGQPELIALEEAVKGAMTPAGTAREVDFGREVPLFEVEATAVEPEFEKLYSYLFDLENGGFPVEETDRPRPTAIFVVNFDKVRIDPRNSKLDLDSLMYGKIPPLNEEELKNQEGGYIYRYRYNGGGASQIWLGSGRYVVVDLSAGPCTFGKIETEEGTVNSRTLPRLQNVLFPSPSASGESSHDIFVGKLASVIATIVEHVIAPDVRYEIVDMTTRLLVPIIVLQNHNRYNIMAKGHNYSVDVEAIEAEVKKMVHQGQDVVIVGGTHALHRHEKLAIAVSKAMRGHSLQETKTDGRFHVHTRTYLDGAILKEEMERSADVLAAGLLDVSDPSLSSKYFLRQTWMDDTDGTDDSIIKHKPLWATYGSKRQKDKRKRSEKRKPGDLFRTYGTRVVPVFVLSLADVDDNLMMEDESLVWTSNDVVIVLEHQTDKIPLSYVSELQRRHAVPSQVQRHILAGLASVVGGLSAPYEKASHIHSRPVVNWLVTAGCHPFGPFSNTSQLSQLLRDVALRNAVYARVDAALHRIRETSEAVQAFAAEHLKTPLGEAVKGKKNKSSTDLWLEKFYKKKTNLPEPFPHELVERLEKYLDSLEEQLVDLSSLLYDHRLQDANMNSSEILQSSMFTQQYVDHVLSSEREKMKCCSIEYKLPTHYSQNYIYAGILLAGFFVYFAVIFFASPVR, from the exons ATGAAGGGGATGAAAATCTCCTACTATGTTTTGGGGATTTTGTTGAGCTTGATTTGCGTCGAATCTGCGCCGCAGGCGTATCGTAGAGACCCAGGGCATCCGACGTGGCACCATGGCGCATTTCAGGATGTCAAGGATTCCGTGCGATCTGATGTTCGGCAGATGCTCCACTCTCGCGCCGAG GTCCCTTTTCAAGTACCTCTTGAAGTAAATGTCGTCCTTATTGGATTCAATGCCAATGGAGGGTACAGATATACCGTAGATTCTCAGAAGTTGGAGGAGTTTCTGAGGGTTGCCTTTCCATCTCACAGACCATCGTGCTTAGAGACTGGCCAGCCGCTTGATATTGAGCACCATGTAGTGTTTAATGCATTCCCT GTTGGACAGCCAGAACTGATAGCATTGGAAGAAGCAGTTAAAGGTGCCATGACTCCAGCTGGCACTGCAAGAGAG GTAGATTTTGGAAGAGAAGTTCCTCTCTTTGAGGTTGAAGCAACAGCTGTGGAACCAGAATTCGAGAAACTTTATTCCTACCTGTTTGACTTAGAAAATGGGGGATTCCCTGTTGAAGAAACGGACAGACCTAGGCCCACTGCTATCTTTGTGGTTAACTTTGACAAG GTACGGATAGATCCTAGAAACAGTAAGCTTGATCTTGATAGTTTGATGTATGGCAAAATCCCACCTCTGAATGAAGAAGAGTTGAAGAACCAAGAAGGGGGTTACATATATCGCTATCGGTACAATGGAGGAGGTGCATCTCAGATTTGGCTTGGATCTGGCAG ATATGTTGTGGTTGACCTCTCTGCTGGACCTTGTACATTTGGAAAAATTGAAACCGAAGAAGGAACTGTCAATTCTAGGACACTTCCTCGACTACAGAATGTGTTGTTTCCTAGTCCTAGTGCTAGTGGTGAGTCTTCCCATGATATCTTCGTCGGCAAGTTAGCTTCTGTAATTGCAACCATAGTGGAGCATGTTATAGCGCCTGATGTTAG GTATGAAATTGTTGATATGACCACGAGGTTACTTGTACCTATTATTGTCCTTCAGAATCATAATAGGTATAATATCATGGCGAAAGGCCACAATTACAGTGTAGATGTTGAAGCAATTGAAGCCGAG GTTAAGAAGATGGTTCACCAAGGGCAGGACGTTGTAATTGTTGGGGGCACACATGCACTACATCGTCATGAAAAGTTGGCTATTGCTGTCTCGAAAGCAATGAGAGGTCATTCCCTTCAAGAAACCAAAACAGATGGTCGCTTTCATGTTCATACGAGGACATATTTGGATGGAGCTATTCTTAAGGAG GAGATGGAACGATCTGCAGATGTGCTTGCAGCAGGTTTACTTGATGTGTCTGACCCATCCCTTTCCAGTAAATATTTTCTTCGTCAG ACCTGGATGGATGATACTGACGGAACTGATGATTCCATCATAAAGCACAAACCTCTCTGGGCCACTTATGGTTCGAAACGTCAAAAGGATAAGAGAAAGAGATCAGAAAAGAGAAAACCTGGGGACTTATTCCGAACCTACGGAACTAGAGTTGTTCCAGT CTTTGTCCTATCACTGGCTGATGTTGATGATAACCTTATGATGGAAGACGAAAGTCTTGTATGGACAAGCAACGACGTAGTAATTGTGCTTGAGCATCAAACGGATAAGATACCTCTGAG CTACGTTTCTGAGCTACAGAGAAGGCATGCCGTACCATCACAAGTTCAGCGACATATTTTGGCCGGACTGGCCTCCGTTGTAGGTGGATTGAGTGCACCATATGAAAAAGCTTCTCACATACACAGCCGCCCTGTCGTGAATTGGCTTGTGACAGCTGGTTGTCATCCATTCGGACCGTTTTCGAACACTTCTCAGCTCAGTCAGTTACTACGTGATGTAGCACTG AGGAACGCGGTGTATGCTCGTGTCGATGCTGCCCTTCACCGTATAAGAGAAACATCAGAG GCTGTTCAAGCCTTCGCTGCAGAACACCTGAAGACTCCCCTGGGAGAAGCCGTGAAGGGTAAAAAGAACAAGTCGAGCACTGATCTTTGGCTGGAGAAGTTCTACAAGAAGAAAACCAACCTACCAGAGCCATTCCCACATGAGCTAGTTGAACGCCTAGAGAAATACCTCGAC AGCCTAGAGGAGCAGCTTGTAGACCTTTCCTCTTTGCTATACGATCATCGGTTGCAAGATGCAAACATGAACAGCTCAGAGATACTGCAGAGCTCAATGTTCACACAGCA GTACGTGGATCATGTATTGTCTAGCGAGagggagaagatgaagtgTTGCAGCATCGAATACAAGTTACCAACGCATTACTCCCAAAACTATATCTATGCAGGAATTCTTTTAGCTGgcttttttgtttattttgcagTAATTTTCTTCGCATCCCCAGTTCGCTGA